A section of the Engystomops pustulosus chromosome 3, aEngPut4.maternal, whole genome shotgun sequence genome encodes:
- the CLDN20 gene encoding claudin-20, with translation MASVGLQITAFFIALMAECGAIAATLLPNWKVNADTGANIVTAVIQMQGLWMDCTWYSTGMFSCTVKYSILSLPLYIQTARTTMILCCIISCLGICVSIAGMKCTKLGGSRQTKSNIAFAGGTCFLLAGLLAMISVSWYMKEIISSFLDPSMPEGSKHEPGGAVYVGFISAGMHILAGAVFCASCAKKQREERDSPLAKTPEPATQQAENSSAGYNLQDYV, from the coding sequence ATGGCATCAGTGGGGTTACAAATCACTGCATTTTTTATAGCCTTGATGGCAGAGTGTGGAGCCATTGCAGCTACTCTACTACCAAACTGGAAGGTCAATGCAGACACTGGGGCAAACATTGTCACGGCAGTCATTCAGATGCAGGGCCTGTGGATGGACTGCACGTGGTACAGTACTGGTATGTTCAGCTGCACAGTCAAGTATTCCATTCTATCGCTGCCTTTGTATATTCAGACGGCACGGACCACAATGATACTGTGCTGTATAATATCATGTTTGGGAATATGTGTCTCCATAGCAGGAATGAAATGTACAAAGCTAGGAGGGTCTCGCCAAACTAAAAGCAATATTGCTTTTGCTGGAGGAACGTGCTTTTTGCTAGCTGGTCTGCTTGCCATGATTTCTGTCAGCTGGTACATGAAAGAGATCATTTCCAGTTTTTTGGATCCCTCCATGCCAGAGGGTAGCAAACACGAGCCAGGAGGAGCTGTGTATGTAGGCTTCATCTCGGCCGGGATGCACATTTTGGCAGGTGCAGTCTTCTGTGCATCGTGTGCTAAGAAGCAGCGAGAAGAACGGGACTCTCCTCTGGCGAAAACACCGGAGCCGGCAACACAGCAAGCAGAAAATAGCAGTGCCGGGTACAACCTCCAAGACTATGTGTAA